In Lathamus discolor isolate bLatDis1 chromosome 1, bLatDis1.hap1, whole genome shotgun sequence, the following are encoded in one genomic region:
- the RIMKLB gene encoding beta-citrylglutamate synthase B isoform X2, translated as MLGTKGLRVNGELITAYPQVVVVRVPTPWVQSDSDITVLRHLEKMGCRLMNRPQAILNCVNKFWTFQELAGHGVPLPDTFSYGGHENFAKMIDEAEVLEFPMVVKNTRGHRGKAVFLARDKHHLADLSHLIRHDAPYLFQKYVKESHGKDVRVIVVGGRVVGTMLRCSTDGRMQSNCSLGGVGMMCSLSEQGKQLAVQVSNILGMDVCGIDLLMKDDGSFYVCEANANVGFIAFDKACNLDVAGIIADYAASLLTPGRLTRRMSLLSVVSTASETSEPELGPPASAAVDNMSASSSSVDSDPETTERELLTKLPGALFNMNQLLANEIKLLVE; from the exons ATGCTTGGGACTAAAG GCCTCCGAGTGAATGGCGAGCTCATTACTGCTTACCCACAGGTGGTGGTTGTACGTGTACCAACACCTTGGGTCCAGAGTGACAGTGATATCACAGTCCTTCGCCACCTAGAGAAGATGGGCTGCCGATTGATGAATCGTCCCCAGGCCATCCTCAACTGTGTCAACAAGTTCTGGACGTTTCAAGAACTTGCTGGTCATGGTGTGCCTCTTCCAGACACTTTTTCATATG GTGGTCATGAGAATTTTGCCAAAATGATTGATGAGGCGGAAGTGCTGGAGTTCCCTATGGTGGTGAAGAACACGCGGGGTCACCGAG GTAAAGCTGTATTCCTGGCGCGAGACAAGCACCATTTGGCAGACTTAAGCCACTTGATCCGTCACGATGCCCCTTACTTATTTCAAAAATACGTGAAAGAGTCCCATGGCAAGGATGTGCGTGTCATCGTAGTAGGAGGCCGTGTGGTGGGCACCATGCTCCGCTGCTCAACAGATGGGAGGATGCAGAGTAACTGCTCACTTG GTGGCGTAGGGATGATGTGCTCACTGAGTGAACAAGGCAAGCAGTTGGCGGTCCAAGTGTCAAACATCCTGGGGATGGACGTATGTGGCATTGACCTGCTGATGAAGGACGACGGTTCATTCTACGTCTGCGAGGCCAATGCAAATGTAGGTTTCATTGCCTTTGACAAGGCTTGTAATCTAGATGTAGCTGGTATCATAGCGGACTATGCCGCTTCTCTCCTTACCCCCGGCCGCTTGACGCGGCGCATGTCCTTGCTCTCTGTGGTGTCCACGGCAAGCGAGACTAGCGAGCCAGAGCTGGGCCCTCCAGCTAGTGCCGCTGTCGACAATATGAGTGCTAGCTCCAGCTCTGTCGACAGTGACCCTGAGACCACGGAGAGAGAGTTGCTCACCAAGCTCCCGGGGGCTCTGTTCAACATGAACCAGCTATTAGCCAATGAGATCAAACTTCTTGTGGAGTGA